One Bacillota bacterium genomic region harbors:
- a CDS encoding glycine betaine ABC transporter substrate-binding protein, with the protein MGFDGKYHREEADVMLKRAAIASQVLVAVAVMIVLAVGCVTKKAEQPQAGPAPAPAEKKIAIGAEQWTEGLICSELMAQLAEKHGFKVERKFHLQGKELLHAGITSGQFDAYPEYTSSGWLFVLKQEPIHDPDVVFEKVKAAYEEKFGITWLPTLGFNDTYALAVTKDFAAKHNVRTCSELAKIKGLRFGAEPDFFERKDGYDGLVETYGFDCKKVQLEIGLKYKALAEGKVDVIDAFTTDGLLRVYDLVILEDDKRFFVPYYCCPIVRMDTLKKYPELRDIWGALAGKINEETMVALNYEVDVNKRDPAEVAAEFLRKLGLR; encoded by the coding sequence ATGGGGTTTGACGGGAAGTACCACAGAGAGGAGGCTGATGTTATGCTGAAGAGAGCTGCGATTGCCTCGCAGGTTCTGGTGGCAGTGGCGGTGATGATTGTGCTGGCAGTGGGGTGCGTGACCAAGAAGGCCGAGCAGCCGCAGGCGGGTCCGGCTCCTGCGCCGGCGGAGAAGAAAATCGCCATAGGGGCCGAGCAGTGGACGGAGGGGTTAATCTGCTCAGAGCTGATGGCTCAATTGGCTGAAAAGCACGGCTTTAAGGTAGAACGTAAGTTCCATCTTCAGGGCAAGGAACTTCTGCACGCCGGGATAACGAGCGGCCAGTTCGATGCCTACCCGGAGTACACTTCGAGCGGTTGGCTCTTCGTGCTGAAGCAAGAACCCATTCACGACCCGGATGTGGTGTTTGAGAAGGTGAAGGCGGCGTACGAGGAGAAGTTCGGCATCACCTGGCTGCCCACTCTTGGATTCAACGACACCTACGCGCTGGCGGTGACTAAGGACTTTGCGGCCAAGCACAATGTGAGGACCTGTTCGGAGCTGGCGAAGATCAAGGGCCTGCGGTTTGGGGCCGAGCCCGATTTCTTCGAGCGGAAGGACGGTTACGATGGGCTCGTCGAGACGTACGGCTTCGACTGCAAGAAAGTTCAGCTCGAGATCGGCCTCAAGTACAAGGCGCTGGCGGAAGGCAAGGTGGATGTAATCGATGCCTTCACCACCGACGGGCTACTGAGGGTGTACGACCTAGTCATTCTCGAAGATGACAAGAGGTTCTTTGTCCCCTACTACTGCTGCCCCATCGTGCGCATGGATACCCTGAAGAAGTATCCAGAACTGAGAGATATCTGGGGCGCCCTAGCCGGAAAGATCAACGAGGAAACCATGGTGGCCTTGAATTACGAGGTTGACGTCAACAAGCGGGATCCCGCCGAGGTGGCGGCAGAATTTCTGCGGAAGCTCGGTCTCCGGTGA
- a CDS encoding ABC transporter ATP-binding protein — protein MEGVAVLGPGSGRGPAMIELEDVCKVYPGGLVAVDHVTLRIEKGEMIAVIGPSGCGKTTTLKMINRLIDPSSGTIRVGGEDISRVDPVQLRRRIGYTIQQVGLFPHMTVAENIAFVLRITGRLREEQRRRAEELIQLVGMPESVLGRYPAELSGGQQQRVGVARALAADPEVVLMDEPFGALDPLTREQLQDELIRLHAQLSKTIVFVTHDIQEAFRLGGRVALMRAGRLVQLGRPADFIERPVDDFVANFVGLRGFLNYLAAVPVRDVMVTDFPRARIGTVAGDVDALLGGWDAAVVVSGDGVLAGVVRRENLAPGCIIDGPVVAPLHRGVDAFAPVGQALEEMLVRGLTWLPVEENGRLVGMITFRSCFKLFGARGIRPRS, from the coding sequence GTGGAAGGCGTGGCCGTTTTAGGGCCGGGATCGGGACGGGGTCCGGCGATGATCGAGCTCGAGGACGTGTGCAAGGTCTACCCAGGTGGTCTGGTCGCGGTCGATCACGTGACCCTGAGGATCGAAAAGGGCGAGATGATTGCCGTGATTGGACCGTCGGGATGCGGCAAGACCACCACGCTCAAGATGATCAATCGCCTCATCGATCCCAGCTCGGGCACCATCAGGGTAGGCGGAGAGGATATCAGCCGAGTTGACCCGGTGCAGCTTCGCCGGCGTATCGGCTACACCATTCAGCAGGTGGGGCTGTTCCCCCACATGACTGTGGCGGAGAACATTGCCTTCGTGCTCAGGATCACCGGGCGTCTCCGGGAAGAGCAACGCCGACGGGCCGAAGAGCTAATCCAGCTGGTGGGGATGCCCGAGTCGGTCCTGGGGCGGTATCCGGCCGAACTGAGCGGCGGCCAGCAGCAGAGGGTGGGTGTGGCCCGGGCTCTGGCGGCGGACCCCGAGGTGGTTCTCATGGACGAGCCGTTTGGAGCCCTGGATCCCTTGACCCGGGAGCAGTTGCAAGACGAGCTCATCCGGCTTCACGCTCAGTTAAGCAAGACCATCGTCTTCGTGACCCACGACATCCAGGAGGCATTCAGGTTGGGTGGACGGGTAGCTCTGATGCGGGCCGGTAGACTGGTCCAACTCGGGCGGCCGGCGGATTTCATCGAGCGGCCGGTAGACGATTTCGTGGCGAATTTCGTGGGCCTGCGGGGATTCCTGAACTACCTGGCGGCGGTCCCCGTGAGGGACGTGATGGTTACCGACTTCCCCCGGGCGAGGATTGGGACCGTGGCCGGAGATGTCGACGCCCTCCTGGGTGGTTGGGATGCGGCGGTGGTTGTCAGCGGAGACGGGGTGCTTGCGGGAGTCGTGCGGCGGGAGAACCTAGCCCCCGGATGCATCATCGACGGTCCGGTGGTGGCACCACTGCACCGCGGAGTGGATGCCTTTGCCCCCGTGGGTCAGGCGCTCGAGGAAATGCTGGTGCGCGGGCTAACCTGGTTGCCGGTCGAGGAAAACGGTCGGCTGGTGGGGATGATCACCTTCCGCAGTTGCTTCAAGCTGTTTGGCGCCCGGGGTATACGGCCGCGTTCCTGA